Proteins from a single region of Juglans microcarpa x Juglans regia isolate MS1-56 chromosome 5S, Jm3101_v1.0, whole genome shotgun sequence:
- the LOC121266859 gene encoding glutamate receptor 2.7-like, producing MAFPLVSSSLVFKFCDLFPILVFFLLLLSDGGDAADTKKVTNIGAIIDVSSRIGKEEKTAMQIYAENYNHHSKTHKLSLYFQDPGRDPFQVASAAGELIKEKKIEVIVGMNKWEEAALVATVGNQAKVPVLSFSAPAITPPLMQSRWPFLIEMANDGSAQTKCIADIVRAYSWRRVVVIYEDDAYGSDLGILALLSEALQKVDSEIEYRLVVPPFSSLSDDPKVFVHDELVKLQETTLSRVFIVLQSSLSMATHLFREAENMGLKGKETAWIIAESVTSFLDLVDDSVISSMTGALGIKTDYSSSTNSYKDFYAQFSKDFQAEYREEVNPKPGIYALRAYDSIMAISQAIERITSDNSGPDMLLENILLSKFSGLSSEISFEAGKLLQNPKFRIVNVVGRGDEREKQENKRYKELDLWTPESGFHNGLVIKKCGVKAAVSLAGQATWPGNQKQIPKGWAMPNETKPLIIGVPGRTSFHEFVKVEYGEGPVENTDVDGWCIQVFKMVLENLNYSLPYKFVPFNGSYDELVCGIANKTYDAVVGDVTILADRMEYVEFTQPYAESGLSMIVPAKPEGSAWMFLKPFTWKMWLVTCALMIYTMLILWFLEHRFNPDFGGPLKNQIGTTLWFTFSSLFFAHREKLQSNLTRVVVVVWLFVVWILTSSYTANLSSILTVQRLETVPDINWLRNSNSKIGCDDDSFVKAYLEGVIKFKSENIVPVQKEDNYTGLFERKEIAAAFLELPYEKVFINKYCKSYTSSRPTYRFGGFGFVFQKGSPIARDFSQSILRLFEHGKLKKLEDEWLTPSRECATDVPTSTTERLSLESFWGLYLISGVTSTICFLISLIRLLMSYQRQQEASGGNATPSEKLSWKKAVRIARYFYKGENNTPARAPTFARTKELDEWSSSRWEVVSISDTQDNIQASPTTENEMP from the exons ATGGCTTTTCCTCTGGTTTCCAGTAGCTTAGTATTCAAATTTTGCGACCTTTTTCCCATACtcgtcttctttcttctcttacTCTCTGATGGAGGTGACGCTGCCGATACAAAGAAAGTTACGAATATCGGTGCAATCATCGATGTCAGTTCCCGGATcgggaaagaagagaaaacagCCATGCAAATTTACGCCGAAAACTACAACCACCATTCAAAGACTCACAAGCTGTCTCTCTATTTTCAGGACCCCGGCAGAGACCCCTTTCAAGTAGCTTCTGCTg CTGGAGAGCtcattaaagaaaagaaaatcgaaGTGATTGTTGGCATGAACAAATGGGAGGAAGCAGCTCTTGTAGCCACGGTTGGAAACCAGGCTAAAGTTCCGGTTCTTTCCTTCTCAGCTCCAGCCATAACTCCACCACTGATGCAAAGCCGTTGGCCTTTCTTGATTGAAATGGCTAACGACGGTTCTGCACAAACGAAATGCATTGCAGATATAGTGAGAGCGTACAGTTGGAGAAGGGTTGTGGTGATATACGAAGATGATGCATATGGCAGTGACTTGGGGATTCTAGCTCTTCTTTCTGAGGCTCTTCAGAAGGTTGATTCAGAGATCGAGTACCGTTTAGTTGTTCCACCATTTTCCTCTCTGTCTGATGATCCAAAGGTGTTTGTTCACGACGAGCTAGTGAAGCTACAAGAAACGACACTGTCTCGGGTTTTTATTGTTCTTCAGTCATCTTTATCGATGGCGACGCATTTGTTCAGAGAAGCCGAGAACATGGGACTCAAAGGGAAAGAGACGGCTTGGATTATCGCGGAAAGTGTTACAAGTTTCCTGGACTTGGTTGATGATTCTGTTATTTCATCTATGACAGGTGCTTTAGGAATCAAGACCGACTATTCTAGTAGTACTAATTCTTATAAAGATTTCTATGCCCAGTTCTCCAAAGATTTCCAAGCCGAGTATCGAGAGGAAGTTAATCCCAAGCCGGGAATTTATGCTCTCCGTGCATATGATAGTATTATGGCCATTTCACAGGCCATAGAGAGAATAACTAGCGACAACAGTGGCCCAGATATGTTGTTAGAGAATATTCTATTAAGCAAGTTCTCTGGGTTAAGCTCCGAGATAAGTTTCGAAGCGGGAAAGCTGTTGCAAAATCCCAAGTTTAGGATTGTAAATGTGGTTGGGAGGGGAGACGAACGAGAAAAGCAGGAAAATAAGAGGTACAAAGAGTTGGACCTTTGGACGCCAGAGTCTGGCTTCCATAATGGCCTTGTGATAAAGAAATGTGGGGTGAAAGCCGCAGTTAGTTTGGCTGGCCAAGCAACTTGGCCAGGGAACCAAAAGCAAATTCCGAAAGGCTGGGCAATGCCAAATGAGACGAAGCCGTTGATAATCGGAGTTCCCGGTAGAACTTCATTCCATGAGTTTGTAAAGGTAGAGTACGGTGAGGGCCCGGTCGAAAATACAGATGTCGACGGTTGGTGCATTCAAGTTTTCAAAATGGTGctggaaaatttgaattattctcTGCCTTACAAATTTGTGCCCTTCAATGGCTCCTATGACGAACTGGTTTGTGGTATCGCCAACAAG aCATATGATGCAGTCGTTGGTGATGTGACTATATTAGCCGACAGAATGGAATACGTGGAATTTACACAGCCATATGCGGAGTCGGGGTTGTCCATGATAGTTCCAGCAAAGCCAGAAGGGTCAGCTTGGATGTTTTTGAAGCCTTTCACTTGGAAAATGTGGTTGGTGACCTGTGCCCTCATGATTTATACCATGCTTATACTATGGTTCTTGGAGCATCGATTCAATCCAGATTTTGGAGGCCCATTGAAGAACCAGATTGGCACCACCCTTTGGTTCACATTCTCCTCGCTGTTCTTCGCTCACA GAGAGAAACTTCAAAGCAACTTAACTCGAGTGGTGGTAGTAGTTTGGCTTTTCGTCGTGTGGATCCTGACCTCAAGTTACACTGCAAATCTATCTTCAATTCTCACCGTGCAACGACTAGAAACGGTTCCAGATATCAACTGGCTAAGGAACAGCAACTCAAAAATTGGTTGTGATGACGATTCTTTTGTAAAGGCTTACCTGGAGGGTGTGATTAAATTCAAGTCAGAAAACATCGTTCCGGTTCAAAAGGAAGATAATTATACAGGATTATTCGAAAGAAAGGAAATAGCTGCTGCCTTTCTTGAACTTCCATACGAGAAAGTTTTCATCAACAAGTATTGCAAATCATACACTAGCAGCAGACCCACCTATAGATTTGGAGGATTTGGCTTT GTATTCCAGAAAGGCTCCCCAATAGCCAGGGATTTTTCACAATCGATTCTAAGGCTATTTGAACACGGAAAGCTTAAAAAACTTGAAGATGAATGGTTGACTCCCTCCCGTGAGTGTGCAACGGATGTACCAACCAGTACAACTGAACGTTTGAGCCTTGAGAGTTTCTGGGGTCTCTACCTTATATCTGGTGTCACTTCCACCATTTGTTTTCTAATATCATTAATCCGCTTGCTCATGAGTTATCAGCGCCAACAAGAGGCTTCCGGAGGCAACGCAACTCCAAGTGAAAAACTGTCTTGGAAAAAAGCGGTCAGAATTGCAAGATACTTCTATAAGGGAGAGAACAATACTCCGGCAAGAGCTCCAACTTTTGCTCGCACAAAAGAATTAGATGAATGGAGTTCTTCAAGGTGGGAAGTCGTGAGCATTTCTGACACTCAGGACAATATTCAGGCCTCCCCAACTACTGAAAATGAAATGCCTTAG
- the LOC121268029 gene encoding glutathione S-transferase T3-like, with protein sequence MDSQDPGHMYFTNLLSEDPQLDPTYGGQSGNSPMTVDDSPPLPHNYLIGIRKSVRGANFTPEEDKLLVSAWLNCSLDAVEGTYQKHSQLWKKIYEYFQQFKETTNDRTIKSLIHRWSVIQKAINKFCAKLAQVEGLNQSGMTEQDKFDKAKVMYTSLEKSSFQFEHCWHPLKDQPKWIWRSTNPDPKRRKTISPSPTPTRCSGATVDSVFELEAGNVVDNEVVELDRPMGRKAVKGKRKAQVSSAQEIVRINKLKYTLSEKSRAQEK encoded by the exons ATGGATTCACAAGACCCTGGACATATGTATTTTACCAACCTTCTGAGTGAAGATCCTCAACTAGACCCCACATATGGTGGGCAAAGTGGAAACTCTCCTATGACTGTTGATGACTCTCCACCCCTACCCCATAACTATCTTATCGGCATTAGGAAATCAGTCAGGGGTGCGAACTTTACTCCCGAGGaagacaagttacttgtctCTGCATGGCTTAATTGTAGCCTTGATGCCGTTGAGGGAACATACCAAAAACACTCTCaactttggaaaaaaatttatgaatactTCCAGCAATTTAAAGAAACTACAAATGACCGGACCATCAAGTCTTTAATACATCGGTGGTCGGTTATTCAAAAGGCCATAAACAAATTTTGTGCGAAACTAGCgcaagttgaagggttgaatcaaagtggcatgaccgagcaagacaag TTTGACAAGGCGAAGGTTATGTACACATCGTTAGAAAAATCCTCCTTCCAGTTCGAGCATTGTTGGCACCCGTTAAAGGACCAACCTAAATGGATTTGGCGTTCCACAAATCCAGATCCAAAGCGAAGGAAGACGATATCCCCGTCCCCGACCCCGACTAGATGTTCAGGCGCTACGGTGGACTCAGTTTTTGAGCTAGAGGCGGGTAATGTGGTAGATAACGAAGTGGTCGAATTGGACCGACCAATGGGAAGGAAAGCTGTGAAAGGAAAACGAAAGGCCCAAGTCTCGTCAGCACAGGAGATTGTTAGGATCAACAAGCTGAAGTATACGCTTTCGGAGAAGTCACGTGCTCAGGAGAAATAG
- the LOC121267993 gene encoding glutamate receptor 2.7-like — MPYPAWLLFPVVLFFLLIVSNGAETKTKVTGIGMIIDPNTRIGKEEKVAMEIAAQNYNSHSKTHEVSLSQLSVTSAAAEEIVREIKKFEVIIGIHTWQEAARVAIVGGQAHVPLISFAAPAMNPPLMQLRWPFLIQMAKNGSQQIKCIADIVHAYNWKRIIAIYEDDAYGSDSGMFALLSEALQNVGSEIEYRLVLPPVSSVSDPTRVVQEELIKLMKTQSRVFVVLHSSLDMATYLFREAKEMGLVVGESAWIISDSITSLLDSVNNSVIPSMEGALGIKAYYPEMGNSEYQDFKGQFRKKFRAEYLDEDNFDPGIYALRAYDSIKMVTQAIERMTSNSSSPKFFLDYMLSSKFSGLSGKIHFEEGQLSDTPILRIVNVVGKRYKEIDFWRPEFGFSMSPFLNDTANSNLSGPVIWPGNLKRTPKGWDMPTDAKPLKIGVPGRTTFEKFVKVDYGEKPNDRKYADGFCIQIFWKVLELLGYKLPYEFEAFNGTYTELVQCVSNKTYDAIIGDVTILADRFQSVDFTLPYAESGLAMIVPEKTDSSPLMFAKPFTWEMWVVTGAILMYTMLIVWILERQYNPEFNGSWKDQISTALWFTFSSIFFAHRESIHNNYTRLVVAVWLFIVLILTSSYTASLSSMLTVKQLRRNVTDIEWLIKNNMKVGCDGDSFVRKYMEKVLHFKPENIVTVNSEYSYPGQFESNNISAAFLELPYEKVFLKHFCKGYTATIRNTRFGGLGFVFQKGSPIARDFSEAILKLSENGVLRLLEDEWLIPSDECSTNTTSSRPESLNLQNFWVLYVTSFATSTICLLLSLIRTPESRQQPQDAFEGNATPGRNESVWKKVVSLIRKFYADRNPGSPSGILVTKEGTSDVNEGSSREEVPISTSKLEDRHSSPATTQAEMLY, encoded by the exons ATGCCATATCCTGCATGGTTGCTCTTCCCTGTAGTACTGTTCTTTCTCCTTATCGTCTCCAATGGAGCTGAAACCAAAACCAAAGTTACGGGTATCGGTATGATCATTGATCCTAATACCCGTATTGGGAAGGAAGAGAAAGTCGCCATGGAAATTGCAGCTCAAAACTACAACAGCCATTCAAAGACTCACGAAGTCTCTCTTTCCCAGCTTAGTGTCACTTCTGCCGCCG CCGAAGAGATTGTTAGAGAGATCAAAAAGTTTGAAGTGATTATTGGCATACACACATGGCAGGAAGCAGCTCGTGTTGCAATTGTTGGAGGGCAAGCTCATGTTCCGCTCATTTCGTTTGCAGCACCAGCCATGAACCCACCTCTAATGCAGCTTCGTTGGCCTTTCTTGATACAGATGGCTAAAAATGGTTCTCAACAGATAAAATGCATTGCAGATATTGTTCATGCATACAATTGGAAAAGGATCATTGCGATTTATGAAGATGATGCCTATGGCAGTGACTCCGGCATGTTTGCACTTCTATCTGAGGCTCTTCAAAATGTTGGTTCGGAGATTGAGTACCGTTTGGTTCTCCCACCAGTATCTTCTGTGTCTGATCCGACAAGGGTTGTCCAAGAAGAGCTGATTAAGCTAATGAAAACCCAATCTCGTGTCTTTGTGGTCCTTCATTCATCACTAGATATGGCAACTTATTTGTTCAGAGAAGCTAAGGAGATGGGACTTGTTGTGGGTGAATCAGCTTGGATAATTTCAGACAGCATTACAAGCTTGCTGGACTCTGTCAATAACTCCGTTATTCCATCTATGGAAGGTGCATTAGGAATTAAGGCTTACTATCCCGAGATGGGCAATTCTGAGTATCAAGACTTCAAAGGCCAATTCCGGAAAAAATTCAGAGCTGAATATCTAGATGAAGATAACTTCGACCCTGGAATTTACGCTTTGCGAGCATATGATAGCATTAAAATGGTTACACAAGCGATAGAGAGAATGACTAGCAATTCTAGcagtccaaaattttttttagactatATGTTATCAAGTAAATTCTCTGGTTTAAGTGGCAAAATACATTTCGAAGAAGGCCAGCTCTCAGACACTCCTATTCTGAGAATTGTAAACGTGGTTGGAAAGAGATACAAAGAAATAGATTTCTGGAGACCAGAGTTTGGTTTCTCCATGAGCCCGTTTCTCAATGATACTGCAAATTCTAATTTGTCCGGTCCAGTAATTTGGCCAGGGAACTTAAAGCGGACTCCAAAAGGTTGGGACATGCCTACTGATGCCAAGCCCCTTAAAATTGGGGTTCCAGGTAGAACAACGTTTGAGAAGTTTGTGAAGGTTGACTATGGGGAGAAACCGAATGACAGAAAATATGCAGATGGTTTCTGCATTCAAATATTCTGGAAGGTGCTTGAGCTTCTAGGGTATAAGCTGCCATACGAATTTGAGGCATTCAATGGCACCTACACTGAGCTGGTTCAATGTGTCTCTAATAAG ACTTACGATGCTATCATTGGTGATGTGACCATACTTGCTGATCGGTTTCAATCTGTAGATTTTACTCTTCCATATGCTGAGTCAGGTTTGGCTATGATAGTTCCAGAAAAAACTGATAGCTCACCATTGATGTTTGCTAAGCCTTTCACCTGGGAAATGTGGGTGGTCACCGGTGCCATCTTGATGTACACTATGCTCATAGTTTGGATCCTGGAGCGTCAATACAATCCAGAATTTAATGGCTCTTGGAAGGATCAGATTAGCACAGCACTTTGGTTTAccttctcttctattttctttgctCATA GGGAAAGTATCCACAACAATTACACACGCTTGGTTGTTGCAGTCTGGCTCTTTATCGTGTTGATCCTGACCTCGAGCTACACTGCTAGTCTGTCTTCAATGCTCACTGTGAAACAACTGCGACGAAACGTTACGGACATTGAGTGGTTGATAAAGAACAACATGAAAGTTGGTTGCGATGGCGATTCTTTTGTAAGGAAATACATGGAGAAGGTGCTTCATTTCAAACCAGAGAATATCGTGACCGTTAACAGTGAATACAGCTACCCAGGCCAATTCGAAAGCAACAATATATCTGCTGCCTTTCTTGAACTCCCGTATGAGAAAGTTTTCCTCAAACACTTCTGCAAAGGATACACAGCCACCATACGTAACACCAGATTTGGAGGATTGGGCTTT GTCTTCCAGAAAGGCTCGCCAATTGCCAGGGATTTTTCTGAAGCTATTCTAAAACTGTCGGAGAATGGAGTTTTAAGGTTACTGGAAGATGAATGGTTAATTCCCTCAGATGAGTGTTCAACCAACACAACTTCCAGCAGACCTGAAAGCCTGAACCTCCAGAACTTTTGGGTTCTCTATGTAACATCTTTTGCCACCTCTACCATTTGTCTTCTACTATCCCTAATTCGCACACCAGAAAGTCGTCAGCAACCTCAAGATGCTTTCGAAGGAAATGCAACTCCAGGCCGCAACGAAAGCGTTTGGAAGAAAGTTGTTAGTCTCATAAGAAAGTTTTATGCAGATAGAAATCCTGGAAGTCCCTCTGGCATATTAGTTACAAAAGAAGGCACATCGGATGTAAATGAAGGTTCTTCGAGGGAGGAAGTCCCCATCAGCACTTCAAAACTTGAGGATCGTCATTCGTCGCCTGCCACCACACAAGCTGAAATGCTGTATTAA